The following nucleotide sequence is from Pagrus major chromosome 16, Pma_NU_1.0.
aTAATCTGAGATAGAGATACGAAGCTGCAGCACCACCTCAAGTCCATCTACTGTACCCATTAGCAAGGAGGAGGAAGCGGCTAATGAACGGAAGGTCGTCGGTTCAGGTCTCCAGAGGGCCCGCGCTGCTGTAATACATTCGGCACTTAACCTGAATCTTAACCTGAGCCGGCTCATTAAACATCCAGCTGTACAAATGGAAAAACGTGTTGAGAATGTTTGCCGTTTGGGGATTTTCTTTCAGGAAAGCGTCTGCCCGGCGAAGAGGCATTAAAAGGAATCAGTTCCTGTGATGTGGGGAGTTCAGACGAGGTCAGTGCTGCAGGACCGACTCTGGCTTTCGTCTCTCCTCACTTCCAGAGGCAAGTGCACAGAGGAGCTTTTATTGTGGAGATCCTCGTCCCTTCTACAGCATCCCAAAATCCTTGTTGGCTGTCGAAAATAGCAAAAAAGCTGCCTCTCCATTTAGCATGACGCATTTCACTTCTTTGGTGTTTACACTTTGATTTGCTTCCCCAGAGAGTCGTTAATTACAGTCAGGAGCAGGAACAAAATATCAGCTCTGTTCTTTGTAGAGAAAGTTTGCCCAGGTTTGTGGAGGACCAGATAAGCTTATGAAAGGGAAATGAAGAGAGGAGATAGCTTCTGTTTGTGTAGGAGCCCCGTTGGTGACCtttatcacagaaaaagaagaaaaaaaactcacacTCTTCTCGTTGACCCTGTTTTTGAAAGGCCACTACTTGTTTTTCATAGATAAACTCTGAACAGAGCTTTATTGTTGCggcaacaaataaaaaactcaCACTTGGAAACAGAAGCTAATTAAAAAAGTGCAGCGGCAGCCAGTTCTCTGTGCCAAAATCATCTCACCACcgaaccacaacaacaacaccagcaccacccaCACCCTGCGCTAGCCTTTACTCCTCACAATGAAAGACATATCTTGTATTTTTAGCCTTTTATTGAGTCGGGGAAAGTTTACTATTCTCTTGGCTCTCAACATTTCACTCCGGGGAATCTGTGGAAGTGATTCTCATCCCGCTGTGTCGACGTCTTCTCAGCCTGAATCTCAAAAAAGCTTCAATTTTCACTTTGAAAtttgtgtgtgctgtatttCTGGGATcattaattcatattttcatacaaAACTAATGGAAAATGGAATGAAAATCTAATTTTGGATTAATATGTGATCATTAAAATAGCAGTCGCAGCAATTAGGTGAACGAGGCTGCTGCAGAGAAGAGACATGTTCATTTAAAGATAGAAAATGTatgaattctgcattaaaatgtctaaaaacaacttaacttttgttatatattttgttgagttgtttacttacattatcacaaatgtttccagcagtgttcaaaccagagaaatccaagAGTTTCTAAGGAAACTGCATTTCATTAGGACACCACTGCTACTTCCTGGATGGAGAAGTCTGCAAACGAGACTAAATTTAAAGTGAATAAAACCGATAGACTTTCATCAGCAGAGGAGGTTGTTGAACGGTGTATACACCAACAGTGAAGCACGTTTGACGGCAggaacatttgtttatttgcaccCAACCAACAAGATTACTTTATTGTGCATCGGCCGTATGAACAGTACGAACAGGGATGCAGGAGAGAAACGAATCTCCAGGATCCACAGATATTTAGTTAGAAGCTACAGAAGAGAGCTGAACATACACAGAGTCTGTCATgtttttcctgcacagacatgagtcgCCCAACACAGGCTGGTTTGAGGAGATGGGGTCATCACCAGATGTCACCGAAGCCCAGTTGGAGGCATGGAGGCGTGCTTTGGCCCCATTGAGGAGTTGGTCCATCCCAGACGTGGATTGGCTCAACTCGGCACGGCTCAGTGTGTAATGGACACACCAATCAGTGGGGCACAGCCAGAAGTGCCAGTGGAAAAAGCCCAACCTGGTACACTTCCCTCCAATGTGCACATAAAATGAGATTAAAAACCTGGTAGGTCGTAGGTGTGTCCAACAGGCTGCAAATCAATTTGGCTGTTCGCCGACTGAAGACATTCCTACCCAACCAAAAGCCTGTAGAGTAGTGCCAGACCTAAATATTCAAGCTGCCTTTGTTTGGCTACTTGACCCCAGAGCTCCACCAGTGATAAAGGATTAAATGCCTTGCTCAGAGGCTCATCTGCAGCATGAAATAATTTGGGCTGTGAAGTTGAAGTAGCTGCAGTGGGTGACCTAAGCTACACAAGCGGGGGTCAGCGAGCTCGAGCGATGCCCCCCGCTCTCTGCAGCTGTCTGCGTTGGCAGCGGATGCGGCCAGACCCTGCCAGTCACCAGCACTGTCAGATCAAGTCAGTAACGATCTCCTGGAAGCTGTTCAACAACCCAAAGCCATCAGTCAGCCAAACAAAGGCCCGCCCACAGCATGGTCTGGCCCAGAATGCAGCCATTCATCGCGAGGGGGAAGCCGCAGCGCCGGCCAAGCCTTTCATGGACAGAGAAAGGGATCTGTAACCAAACCATGCTCAATTAAGGCTCTGATTCGCCAGGGGAGATAAGGGGTAATCAATCATCCGTGGCCGGGCCTTGTGCAAACAACGTCAGGATGTGTCAGTCCGGCAGCGCTGGGCCAAAGTCAGCTGACGACTCTCAGACAAAGGTGCGAGGGCTGGTCCTGTCAAACGCTttcacacagagctgctgtgtcaGAAAACAGGTCCGCCGAACAATAGAGCTCTGTGCTGTCCCCTGTGGGTGAGCACCGGCTTATCATCAACTCATTTGTACAAGTGGTAATGAATGTACATTAGATAGACTGACTCGAAAGCCACATGTGAACTAATATCTAGATAAAACTACCAGCGCTCTTACCTCATCTGTGCCGAGGTCGGAGCAGACATGGGAAACACTTTCCACCAGCAGAAGCAGCCGGTGATGTATGATTGAATCACTCACTGGCACCCTCAGACTGTAATCTAGCTGagatatgttgggtttattCTACAACTCCACCTCTGGAAAGGCTTTATGATAAAGCGATGGTGAGGTAATGCTGTAAAAGAAAACGAGAGAGCTCCTCGATACCTGCTCGATCAGGACTTATCAGTCTGGAAACAAATTATTGCCTCACAATCGCCAAATCTTCTAATCATGGTGGGATTTAAAATCAGGTTCCATCCATTATACCATATAACTGTGGAGCTGAGATCAAAGATATGAGAAAACATGCAGCCAACCCTGATTTACGAGGTAAAGAAACAtatgaacatatatatatatatatatatatatatatatatagcttcTGGTCTCAGCCCGAGGCGATGTTTCATTTAAAGCCAGTCAGATCTGATGAAGGATCCTTACGTTGCGGCTAAAGAGCTtgaaaaattacaatttaaCAACCTCAAAATAAGAAAGTTGCATTTCTTTTTGCACAATATGGGTTGTAATTTCATATTGTCCAATGGTGGGAACCataaatcttatcttatcttaaaaatacctgttttggttgtcaTGATCATGGACTCCCTGTGAAAAATAACCAGTTTTTTGGACGACACAGAAAAGGCTGGGAATTTCCCCCGAggtgttaaaaatatccagcggtgtgACTCACACTGAGTTCGccctgtttggcagccttgttggcgTACAATAACCCTCACCACCATCCCCCTGGATAATtagcatataatgtgaatgtgatacgCTACATTTGGTACGAATGTCgaccttggacgtatctgtagtttgcagaagcattaactgcaaacattatatcctggcgactggaaTGCATCATGGCAAAAtatgctaacagctaacagcagGAGTATTTTGCATTTATACGTCCGTCTGTGGACAGATGTTTGTAAAACTGAGGCATTAAATCCTGtatgttttcacaaaatgtgGGTTAGAAATTCCCCGTCTTTATCTGATCAGTCCAGTGGATGTGGATAAACAAAGCTCGCTCCATTCTGTTCATTGCTGTGGTGTTATtaagctgtgctgtgatgtggaGGCCCTGACTTTCCgctctttttcctgttttctttccttgtttCTCTTGGTTGCTATCTCTTCTCATGCTAACTTCCAAAACCAGAGACGTTTAGTGTCTCATTTTCGAGCAAACAGACGTTTTTTTCCTGGGAACGAGCTCCCAGACTCTGCGTGATGAGACCACAAATGTGAAAGCTTTCATGAACTGGCTGCAGGTTGAATCACTGGTAGCAAACTGGACCTTTATTTACATAAAGCTGTCGTGCACTAttacttttaatgttttaaagttgaaaaagccaatttcttcttcttcttcttcttcttctgctgctcacATGGGAATCATTTCCAACCCAACAGACGTGTTATAGCGGTATGTTTCGGATGAGTCACAAGCAGTTGGGCACCTTTCAACTGTTGCCTGCTGTTTAAAATATCCACCGCTTCTCTCCGTCGCATGGCGGAGATCTCAGCGGAGACCACAGAGAGCGAGCAGACGgcagcttcttctctctgtgaatCATCATCCACCCTCCTGCCTGCTGATTCTGACACTTTACTGAACTTTGAAGAGTTTGTTTCCTCCAAGTCTCTTTTTTCAAGCGCAGACGCACTCAAACACTCATCAAGACTCATAAAGTCATAAATAGATGTAACACGATATGAACGAAAAAGACAAAATCCAGCAGCTGTAAAAATCAAGCAAGGAGCTGCTCCTGGTTTAACTGTCTCCTCTTGTCTTCTacaaactttttatttaatctaCATCCATGACAGAATCACACGTCATCTTAACAAAccaagcaaaaacaacaaactgtcaCATTTGGATTTTCACAAATTCACAAGAAAGCCGTCTGTTCAGATGGGACAGCGGTGGCAGCGAGGAAACATGGTGCAAAGTGGGACTTCGACAACTGTAAAAACACTTCTTATGAGCTGGTTTAGTTCTCTCATTCCTCAGGATCTCATCTACCAGCCAAGGATTTTTCCGAGAGGAGACGTGAAGAGAAAAGAgtcgagagagagaaaaaatgccAGCTACTGTAGAGTTGTCATCTCTGGGAGCTGACATGCCAATGAGCTCTCTTGCAGCTCCGGCCAGTAAAACTCACAGCGGCGAGCAGCATGGGATGATGGGCGATGTGAAAAACGGTTCTCGGTCCCCCGTGCGGACTTCCTGCTCTCGGCCAATCAGCCAAGACAACTCATAACACAGTGTACCAGACAACCACAGGAACTGATGTGACCCTGAATGCAACTCTGACCTCCCTCTGTAGGATGTGGCCTCTTCTGgcctcttcttttttcttccctttgcTGCTGTACGTGTCTGTGCACATACATGTGTATATTTCACATGCGATTGgctattttcacatttgaaaaggaCATTTTTCCAACCCGTCCTTATCAGGAAAACGACCGTATATGTCTGTAAGAGCAGCTTGTTACGGCCCATATTCATGTTTGTTGTACGGCGGCGACCTCCGGTGGCTGTAGTGgattacagcagcaaagaaggATGTCAGGCAAAGGAGTACAAAGAGCAAAAAAGGGCAGTATAGGGAGGAGGTTGAGGGACTAAACAAGCGCAGGACTTCCACCCAGGAGACCGCTGCTCATGTTGTGTGTAACAGAAAGTCAtgttgagttattttaactaaGTTCACAAACATAATCTGACTTGAAGTACGTCTGTGCAGCCTCACAAAGCCACTAGCTTGGCTTCAGAGCTGCAGGGCTTTTTTCCAACATGCCTGTAGCAAATTGAAACCCGGTCCACCCCAAACACCAAGATTCAATATGCTGATGCTTGAACTTACTTATGATTTTGGCCCCTGAAGAAACTAACTGGATACCACTGTAGGAAATAACTTCCCTTATCCACGCCTGGAGACAGAATCGGTTTCGTGCAGGGAGACGACGCTTAAGTGTAATTGGCCTAAACTGGACGAACTCCTGCTTGTTTATTCTCcccatttaaaaaatctgtgttCATTTCATTCACCGTCACTTGTACCATTGTTCTCCTTCTAAGTATCCAAAACTTGCCTTTCAGTGTAATTATGCACAGTATGCCACCACCACAGTAATAAGGAACTCAGATGTGACCTCTGCCCTCAGCCGCCCCCGACTATCCTCTTGCCCACTTGCGCTGACCAGTCACCATGGCAACTGGCACAAAACtcattttcttgaaatttgGCGATGTctttttggaaaagaaaaaagtgaacaGTTGTATTTGCTGTACGCGCTGTGAAAACACATCTTTCATATGGTGCCAGAGAGCCGGCGTGGCTTTGTCCTCTGTACAAATATGAGTGGCAGCCTCTTTTCTAGCCCCGAGCAAACATCACAggcctcatcatcatcctcctcctcctcatcgctCCTCGCTGGGCTGAAGGTACCGTGGGACTGCTGCAGTGTAAAGAAAGAACCGGTGGCACTGGGATTGATTTGGCTTTAATTAACCATTGTACGATGATCCACGACTTCTGCCAAACAGCCGGCATGATTTACGGTCCCGCCTGTGGTTGAATGTGGGTACAGGAGCTGGCTTCAGCTGGGCTTGTTCTGCTGTTAAAAAGTAGTCCGGGCTGAGCTAGAACCACAGAGTTTAATCTGATATCCAAGACaccaaaataaagacaatctgAATTGTTTTGTCAACATTTAATTTCCATAAACTCTGCAGGATGTTTTctccaaaaatgttgtttttgttcaggtTAGGAAATAAAAATTGCTGGTGTACAAGTTTGAAAAGAAGATAAAGACAGAATATGGCTTTAGTGATGttaattattgatttattatcaTTTGATAAGACTTTAAAGATCATTGATAAGCAGAGGTGGGACAAGGTCAGGGCCGTTTCCTCTGTCTACGGCCTCGAGGCACCCAGACATTTTAAAATCgttgaatgaaaatgaatgactaAGTATATTTTATTACCAATAaagcttttaattaaaaaagaaatcatgattcgaaaacaataaataactatttggtgaaaatgaaatttcaAATATCAGAAACGGGAATAACACAAACCCTTTCAGTATAAATCAGAAGATCattcaatataaatgtaatatgaaaaaaaatggtggATAGGAGTCCCATTGCATTTGCTCAAAATGCATATAAGGAAAAACAGCCTTGGACAAAGTGGTTGTTTTGCAAGTCACAAGTAAATCTTACGCAGTTATGAAgtcaaaaaatatgtatattaaGTCCTAAACAGGTCATTATGTACCCTTAATTTATcgaaaaaatgtttaattaaataacTGTATAGTACATGTACAGaaataatgagtacttttacaaACTTCGTATTTATTACTACCAAATTCAACTGCAAATAGGCACATTTTTGtgctttattattattctgaagtaaatattgATTGCACAGTGAACTGgtgattggttccctataaatgTCTCTTCCACTTTGCTATCAGTTTGCCACTGGGCTGGATTTTTCCCTGAAAAACGAAGGTTGAATTGAAGCACGTCTGCCATCACACAACCAGACACCACACGTGTGTCTTGTTGTGTCTTTACTTACACAGAAGGGAAAGTAAGCCACTCACCTCTGTGTGTACTTTGAGCTCGAGATAATAAAAAGGGACAACTCTGTAAATGTTCTCTAATCGCTGGTCGCCACTCTTCTGTCACCACCACAAATTCCTGAACATACAGCTCTCAGCTGATTGGAGTGGTTTCGTcttttaaaaggaaaacagtGCAAATCACTGACTAAGCAGAGCATCCTGAACAatatctcctccctctctcagtgTAGCAGGCCGAGGAATCCCGCTGCGCTCGCATCCCTACCAGTCAATACtttaaaaagacatgaaaaagagGAAAGTATTAGCATATCAAAGGCCAGCATCTGACACGGCCCGGCCTGCCTGCTTGAACCTACAGTAAATGGGGTgcagtgggaggaggaggttgggaAAAAACGAGCGTCTGCCGGTCGAAGCTCACCGAAGGGTTTTTACCGCTGCTCGTCAGTCACAGGAGGAGAGGTAGTCTGCACTCACAAGGAAGGGATTAGGAGGGATACGAGGAGGCCGCTGTTAGAGATGAGAGCTCTGCTCTTCGCCTCAGGCTCTGATTaaacccagcacacacacacacatcacagtttgCAGTGTGAAAAGGTCAGAGGGCAAAAGTGGAAGGGTGAGAAGGAAGGTGGTCATGAGAGGGTGGGAAGAAATTGAGAGGGAAGAAGACAAAAGGTGTGAAGCAGGTAAGAAGAAATGAGggattatctttttttatttgcctcTCCGGGCTTCCGTAGAACTAGAATACAgagttcccttaattgactgacttcctgcacaaaaTGTCCGTCTAACACATCCTGCTCTGacatgagaaaataataaataacttgtGATCCTCATTTATGTGCAGACTGCAAGCAAACTGTGCAGACACTTCTACTGAAGTGATCTTTTTCTTGTGCTCCGACAGAGAAAAGCACGAGGTATCGGATGCTGAGAGGCTGTGGGAGAGGCAGCAGGCAGGTGACGGCATATATGGCACGCAGTTCAACAGGTGCTGTGGTAAGAGGCAGcgctgacagacaggaagagagatgAATGTTCGGTGTCGAATCCCTCTTCTGGCTCCGGTCCGCTGTCAATGAGGTGAAGACAACCAGAAGAGAGCAGAAGAGTGAAGAGAAAATacggaggaaaaaaaaagggaaaagaagaaaaaagattcTTGGCCGGGATGTAGGACGTACTGTATTACAGCTGTATTTAATAAAAGGCACAGCAGCATTGATCTGAGACGGGGGAATTTCTCCAAACATCCTGCAGAGCTAAAAGGCCGATGGGATCCCCGTGCTGCTCTGATTGAGGGCTTCCTGTTTAAGCACTTAATGAGGAACTGGGGAAAAAATTTAACTTCCAGGTCTCCCAGCTTGGATGCTTTCctgaaaataagaaagaaaccCCCCCCATCCCAAaaatcacctgctgctgttacaTTTATGTTAGATTTTTAAGCTTTTAtgccactagagggcagagTAACTGTGAAAAACTGAGAATCTACATTATCACCTCATCATATTTTTATAAGCAATATATTGCCTAGTTACACTTCCAGCAGAAACATTAATAATTCAATTGTTTCTGGCCACTTGATAAAATTTAACTTCCCAACACTGAACAGCAGACTAGGAAAGGAGgtggtagagaccaaaacagagctaaaagacaGTAAACACTAGACTTAAAGCCGTAGCTGTAGCCGGCCAGCGGTGAAATGTGTTAGTTGCTAGTTTGCTTTGTTCAACAAGCACTCTTTGCTTTTTTGGTCTagtaaatgcaaaaataaataactcGGTTAAATCATATGAATAGAAGCAAAATGGTTTCACAAACATACCTCAGTCTGAAAAggttacagagtgtgggagttgCTCCTCACTGCTGaggttgaatttaataaaaaaacaattttaaggTAAGTTTACAACAAAGCACAGTTGCCTTGTTTGTCCTTGAGCAATTCATTGTGAGCCAGAAGTACGTTTTATTAACTAACCTGTCcatctttgtgtctctgtctcaccttCAGGGCATTAAGGTCTCATCACTGTGTGTTGGCTTACCAACAAAAATCCTGTTAATTTATTGCAATTAAAATCAATACAGGCATTTCTTATCTGTTAAGTGTGCAGCTCAGGCAAAGCTCAAAGATCAGCTCACTGCAAAAACCCTCTAAactaatgaaaaagaaaacacacagcagaagcaAGTACACTTCCAAAATAAAGGGTAAATGTGCTTTGTCAGTTTCAGTTCAGCTCACTCAGCAGGAAACACTTCCAAGAAGGACCTGGAAAATCCTGAAACCTTCAGTTGTGATTTCTTTTTGCAGGTCATGAGAAACGAAACTCAAGCCTCTGCAGCTTCATTGCACTCAGCTAACTCACCTCACAGCTCCTCGGTTACAGCATTTGCAGTGACTCATGGAGTTAATGATTTGCCTCGCAGCCTGGTTATACAGCAGTGTGTGCTATTGCCTCTAGACCTCCCTTATCTGTTCATCACCTCTCCCTGTGTGTCAATACTCTCTGCGTCTGGAAAACGAAAGTGCAGTTAGGTTTCCTTTCTGGCAGCATAAATAGGCTGCAGGACGACGCTGTTGTCACTCGACAGCTGAGGAAACTGAAGACATGGCTCCAACACTGGTGAGTCTCCTGCTGCTTAGATAAGTGTAGATTTGAATctgcttcattttttattcttacACTGGCAACATTGTCAGTAATATTTGATCTAAATACTTTACCAGGCGTAACATAAATGATATTGTCTTTTATGGAAACATAACATTATAACATTTCATGTCAGCTTTCTAAGTAAACTTGACCTTAAGGACTGACCAGTTACACTGACTGCATGctaagtttatttatatatttattgatttattgatttattatttatttcctcatttcAGTACAACCATGGTGCAAAGCCCGGAGACCTGATCCAGATCTCCCGTGAGAATTACGAGCACTGGGCCATCTACATCGGTGGAAATGAAGTTGTCCATTTGATTCCTTCAAGTGAGTGAAGTGTTGCGTTTAGAAGACCGTCTGTGATCCTCAGCCACTTGTGTTAATTTGAGTTTTGTTACTGcatgtttgtaaatgtaaaacaacactAAAGACTGTGACTTACCCttgtttcttctttgtttcctcttcttccGTCCACACACAGCTGATGATTTAGGTGTTTTGGGTAACCTGGGGATGCTCTTGGAAAGCAGAGGAGCTGAGGTGAGGCGCCAGAAGATCTGGGAGGTGGTCCGTTTCGACAGTTTCGAAGTCAACAACCTCCTGGACGACAAGTACCAGCCTCGGGACTATCGTGCCATCGTGAGGGAGGCCTGCAGCATGGTTGGCCACATGATGCCGTACTGTGTCGCCACTCACAACTGTGAGCACTTTGTCACGGGGCTACGATACGGCAAGCCAGAGTCTCGACAGGTGGGTGTTATTTTTAACctaaaccatgatcttttcctgagCCTAgccaaactgcaactgtttcacaacatcaacattttaaaacgtTTATTATCATTTGTCTTCTGCAGGTTAATACAGTGGCTACGATCGGAGGCGCAGCTGTCGCGGGTGTGGGCATCCTCGCTTTGGGCGCCGCTCTGTTCGCCATGCTCAAAGAAGACGACCACAAAGACAGACGTCATAAGTGACGGCAACGAGACAAGAGAGATGAAACGAATGATCTGTCTGATTTATGATTTAAACTGAAAGAGTTGTCTTTGTTTGGTGGATTACTGTGAAGACAGTCGCGCCACACTGTCGGTAAATAAACTGCTACAATGTTCAGGTTcacttctgtttgtttaatttctgAAATGTATATTATGATTACGTTTAAACATAAGACACTATAAGATGTAAATACAGTcaaatttagtttatttataaGATCCAagtttttgatttgtcttctgtattaatgtgtttattgtgaTTACTccttgtttttgtatatttatgttaaaaatgtatgttcGCAATAAATTCAGAATATTTTTGAACT
It contains:
- the LOC141010451 gene encoding phospholipase A and acyltransferase 4-like, with product MAPTLYNHGAKPGDLIQISRENYEHWAIYIGGNEVVHLIPSTDDLGVLGNLGMLLESRGAEVRRQKIWEVVRFDSFEVNNLLDDKYQPRDYRAIVREACSMVGHMMPYCVATHNCEHFVTGLRYGKPESRQVNTVATIGGAAVAGVGILALGAALFAMLKEDDHKDRRHK